ATCTGCAGAGTATGTGAATGTGACAAACTCTGGATTGAGGATACGGTAATTAAATAATGTCAACCAATTATTTAGGGACTTTTTTAGTTCtgaaattaactaaaaattaactaaatgtTAAACAACTATGAGCAATCACCTAACTTAAAATAACTAGATGAACTAACCAAGAATCTCCATGTGATCATATCCAAGGGAAGAGATACCACACACAACAGGTGTTTGAACCTGAAATATGATGCTGTGTCAACTCACTTTAGTTGTAAGACAGAAATAAAAGGATTTCCAGCATGAAGATCTCAACATAAAGCAGTATTTGTTTCTCAATAAACTGCTTCTTTCAAATAAGTATTACACATACCACATTTGTTGCATCAAACGTTCCGCCTAATCCAACCTCCAAAATAGCAACATCTACCTGCATATGTAGATTTAGTAAATCTGAATCCGATCTTCATCAGaaataaaactcatacatgtgcAAAGTCCAAATAGAGAGAGGACGTTAATGAAGTTGAAAACTGTGCATATCAAACCTGCTCTGCTGCAAATATCTTGAAGGCAAGCAAGGCGAGAAAGCGGAAGTAAGTAGGCATTGGTATATCTTCAGTAgttttttcctacacaaaaacTTTCAATTGAACACCAGAGAAATCATTGCCCACAGATAAACACGTACAATTTCAtgcatgcatacacacacatagagattttaagtaaaatagaGAACATCTTTTCCATCCATGATTATACATGATATGATAGCATGACGTTCAAGAAAATGAATAAGTGGTTTTCTTCAGCCATTATGTTTAGCTACAGTTTCACCATTATCTTATGATAATAAATTCTGCAGGTACATTGAAGTGTAACCTATATCCATAAAAGTATACAGAAGTGAACCACTTAAGAGAAGATAAAATTGATATCATAAGATATCAATTACAGAAATAGAAAAAGTATCATAGAAATCATCTTCCCTGCAAATATCCATCAAACCAAATGTTTTTACATCCCTCACTATCCCCAACCACAACACAGAAAGGCAGCAAGCAAAGAAGAACAGCTTTCCGATTGTATATTATATCCCTTATCGCCAAATCTTCCCCTACAATTGATGAAAACTTGAAATCTGAACCCAATGATAATCTAAGATTACCAAGTAACCCGTGTATACAACATTATGCTCTTCATGGTGGCACTGATACAGAGCAATATACAATCATGGATTACCACCAGTCCTTCGCTCTTGTGCATAAAGCAATAAGTTACCATAATCTTTATTTTCttggattaaattattaaactttTCAGCTCTTTCCATGTCAAAAAAATTGCTACTTCAATAGGAACCTGCTTATGTCAATCCAAGTAAACTATTGAACAAAACCATATTCAATACAATTTTCTCTTCCTCAGTTGGGACCCTCACAAACTAAATAACTAGAAAGAATCAACCTTATTCATATTCTTAATTACACATCCAATTAACATATGCAATCATGTAGATATCTGAAATATCATATTACTCTTCAGATTCCTTTCTAATTAATCTAGACATCATTCACTCAAAGCAACTGATTCAATGcaaaccaaataaaattttaaactgaaaacagtattttttttaaaaaaaaaaaacagacaaCAGAAACAAATCTTGTTCTTTTCAATAATGAAATCTGAGCAGCCAAGGTTTGGTTTGGTCTAACTTCAAGCAAAATGGAACTgactctttcaattcctttccGGAACTAAAGTAAATCATCAACACTTCCATCGTTTCATGGAACATGAGCAGCAAAACTCTTCCATTAAAAGTTCAATTGCCTCAGATTTCTCACAATTTGTTAAATAACTTACCTATACACCACAATTTGATGTTAGGCATATTGTACATCAAGTCAAGCATCCACATACTAAAATGCATTTCTAACGAATCTTAGCTGCATCAAGGTAGGAAGagttaacaaaaaaattatgttaCCTTCAGTCTATCATAACACCACCAAAAGTATGCCAAAAACTTTTCTTCACAAATGTCCTCACTGCAACAGTCAACAAGAAACCACAAAATCTTAAACTAGGATGAAAATGATGTACAAGTACAACCATCCAAAGGCAAAATATTATCACCTAAAGAACGGAAACTGAGTGGAAATTCAAATACTGTAAGAAAatcatatttattttgtttaaggAACATGGACAAGTGTGCCTTTCTCCTATGTACACCAAAATAAAGGTTCTTTTTCTCTCCTCTCTGGCTCTTTCATTCTCTCAAATGGAGACTAACAAGATCATTAGAGTAGGCACGATAAGAACATATTTAACACTCACTTAATGGCCTCTCTCCATATTCTGCAGGAATTCATCACCAGAGAGGACTGGCAAGTTTCAGAGATTTATCATTTGGCACCATCTGTGCAAATTGAACCCATGACCACATGAACATGGTGACACCTAAATCTaagaaataaaactaaaaatggAAAAGATATTGTAGTATTTAATTCATACTATATGTGATTATAAACAATAATGGGAGTATAAGCGCTGATCTCTTATTGTTAATGTGTGAGACCTTAAAGATTATCATTAatcttattaataattttaggaCTTTGATATGGTATTTGagacttaatttaatattttttattttaagatattatcaaataattatGAATGATGCGAACTGACGAAATATTTctacaaaaataaattgaattaagatTGAGAGTATCAAGATGTAAGGAATACCATATAGACATATCACATTAGTTTTGTATTCATTGATCGGTCAATTATATTTATCTGTGAATAGATTATAATTATggacatataaaaaaataattaaaatcatatggatattaaatatgataaataatttagggtattatatatattgtaattcttttgaatttcatCATTCGAGCAGTTATATTGACCTAACAGAAATAGAATATTTGAACTTTTTAAGTATGCATAGGTCATAGTCCATTTGTTAAGTATTAAAATTGCAATGTCCATATCATCATACTCTATTATGTGTgagtgataaattaaaaaaaattatacacctAAGATAAAGccgaaaaaaataaaagtcaaaataaaattttatatatcattGATAATagccaattttaatttattttatataaattttattttttaaaaatatgatttaaaatttaaatctttacTAGTTATATGGTAAAACGTCATATACTTTCATCTCATTCAGATTATAAATCAAGAAACTCTTTATCCTCTTATAAAAAATTGCTTCTCACTCTCTGCTTAAAAAATACGGTCTTTGTCTTCTAGttagtttattttcttgtgAATGTCGAACTATCTTTTAATTGCATCGAGTTGAAACAAAAAGTGTCGGTTGTTGAAACTTGAAGGAGTATtttgaattcttataaaatacACTATAATTCTACGTAACTCTTgtgaaaatatattaatgatttATTATATCAATTACATATGAATTATGTGATACAAATGAAAGTGAAATGCggttgttatttattttattttaattctaaaaaattaatggattttttattaaaaaaaaattaatggattttcgaacagtaaaataataatatcttttcTTATGTGGTCATATTTGTTTGCTCATATTTCTTACTTCttacaaatatttaaaactcATTTCTCTACTTTCTGGTGCTATACTTTCTTCTTCCTTCGTCCTCTCAAGATTTTTAACTACTCAATAAATTCTCAGCTTTTAATTGATTTATCTTTCATCTCTCACCCATTGTATATTCCATATTCTACATATCTTTATGCAACTGGATAACGGGATGTGTTCTTCACACGGAAATAGTAAGCAGGGTTTTAACAAATGAAGAAATTTCctctgttttttcttttttttttttccctagtttttcataaaaactccaGTAACATTCAGTTTGCTAACTTCTTGTAGCAGTTTCAAGAGTTGGTCAAATCGTCGTTATAAGCTTCGTTTCAATCATTGTTACAGAGAAGCAAATAAAACAACTGACTTGCTTGCTAACTTGGCTGTCCATTTGCCCATTGGTTTGCATCTGTTCATGACTCCTCTGAGAGAGCAGATTGAGGTTCTTATTGAGATAGGCAGGGGGTGACTTCTCTAAATACTGAAATCTTTTGGTTGCAGGCAGGCCTGTATATAAGCGAAGTGCAAAAAGATAATCGGTTTAGTTGAGAAACCATTAGTACAGTTTATGAGAAATTAGTATTACTgttagaaaaatgaaaaagaaaagatgagAAAAAGAGTAAGACTATCTATGTAAATCTATAACATGAATAcgtaaaattttatatacatCTCGTTATAATTTTACATCGCAGGTCCGTATGTTTCCCTTAATAATGCTCTGACAGGAAAGCTTTGTCGTGACTGGAATTATTGTTCTTtgtcgatttttcttttttccaagCTTTCTCCATCAATCACGGGAATGATAACATTATGAAATCGGTCTCcgagatttttttttcattgggAAACTGTCTCCGAGATTAAGATTATAAAACTTCAGCCCGGGATTAGAGGCCCAACTCCACTGTCTCGAGTTGAGCGTTGTTCATCCAAAATTTTACGGACAAAAGTTTATGATTGTTTCTGGTCGGgtaaagaagaaaaaacaatGGCAGAGGTTGTCGTTGCTTTAGTGTCCAAAGAATCGCCGACTTGCTTACTCAAGAATTAACTTTTCTGAGAGATGTGAAGGAAGATGTTGAGAGTCTGCAAGGAGTACTGAGACGGATCCAGTCTTTCTTGAAGGATGCAGACTGCAAGCAATATCAAGATGAGCGTGTTTGGAACTGGGTTGCTGAAATCAGAGGCGTAGCTTATGATGCTGAGGATGTAATAGAATCCTATATTCTTAAGATTGCAACACGTAGAGTAGAAGGAGCACGTGGAATCACCAAGAAGGTTAGCTCTATTTTCACAAAAGTTCCTCGTCTCCGTGTGATCAAGAGCCGGATCGAATCCATCCGAAACAAGACTCAGGCAATTTCTGCTAGTATGCAGACTTTTGACATCAAACTTGATGCTGAAAGAGCGGTTCCAGGTTCTGCAAGTGAGATGCAACAACGACTGAGAAGATCCTATCCACATGATGAGGACGACGTGATCAGCTTTCACGCAATCAGGAGGGATATTAACGCTCAGTTGATGATGGAAGTAGAGCGACGCCAGGTTGTTTCCATAGTAGGAATGGGGGGACTTGGTAAAACAACTCTCGCCAAGAACATATACAATGACATTAATGTGAAGCAACACTTTGATTGTTGTGCTTGGGTCTTCATATCTCAACAATACACTGCAAGAGATCTGTTGGTAAGAATCTGGATTGATGTTGCGTCTACTACAGATAAGTCAAAGTTGGAACAATACACTGCAAGAGATCTGTTGGTAAGAATCTGGATTGATGTTGCGTCTACTACAGATAAGTCAAAGTTGGAAGCAATAAAGGAGGAAAAGCTTTTTGCATCTACTAATATGGAGTCCATGAAAGAGGAACAATCGCTGAAATCCATGTTGGAAAGGATGGAAGAGGAGGATTTGGTTAAAAAGCTCTATAAAGTGTTAGAGCAAAAGCGATACTTGGTGGTGCTCGATGATATTTGGAATACTGAAGCATGGGATTGTTTAAAACGAGCTTTCCCAAATGGGAAGAAAGGAAGCAAAATTTTGTTCACAACCCGTAACTAAAGCCTTGCTTATTATGCTGATCCGTCGACAACTCCAATGGAACCGCCATTTTTGACAAATAATGAAGCATGGGAGCTTCTCAGTAGAAAAGCATTTCCCGTCGAGCAGAGTTGCCCACGAAATCTTGAGATTTTGGGGAGGGAAATGGTGAAAAAATGTGGAGGATTGCCCTTAGCTGTTGTTGTCCTTGGTGGGATATTGGCAACAAAAAAATCTTTGAATGAGTGGAAGACAGTTCAGAAAAACGTTATTGCACAATTTGCTATGTTGGAACGCAAAAATCAATATGGAGGAGTGTATGGGATATTAGCTATGAGCTACCATGATTTGCCTTATCACTTGAAGCCATGCTTCCTCTATCTTTCCCAATTTCCAGAGGATTGGGAGTTTCACAAGAGGACACTAATTCGAATGTGGATTGCTGAAGGCTTTCTAGCACAATCGCAGGATTCAGCAAACCGAACAATGGAAGATTTGGCTGAAATATATTTGGAAGAGCTTGTAAGCAGGTGCATGGTTCAAGTAACTGAAAGGGACCACACTGGAATTCATGTCAAAATTTGCCGCATCCATAGTCTGATGCGAGATATCTGTATATCAAAGGCAGGAGATGAGCATTTCGCTGGAGGCATTGAACACCGAGACGAGTTTGCAACAAACACTAAATCTCGCTTTTTGAAGTCAGCAACGAGCCAGCCACGAAGAATTGCTGTTCATCCTCGTATCGATGGAGACAATGCTGGTAAGAGATTCTATGTGCCGTTGGTAAAATGTGGTGATCCACATCTTCGTTCCCTTCATTACTTTGTTGATCAAGACAAATATCGTATGACTAGGGGGCAAGAAATTTACATTCTCAGCCATTTTCGACTGCTTAGAATCTTAAATCTTGAGAATATATATCTGAGCAAATATCATGTACCTGGAGATATTGGCAATTTGATTCACTTAAGATATCTTGGATTGAGAAATACTGGATTATGGGTAACAACGAAGTATCTTTTTGTGGTCTCCACTTCTTTACCAGCATCCATAGGTAACTTGAAGAGTTTGTACACCCTTGACGTACGAAAAAATTCTTTGGAAAGCTTACCTGATGTGCTATGGAAATTAGAAAATTTGAGACATTTGTTAGTAGAGCCTGAAGTTGATGGGCAATTGCGGCTGGATACATTAACACACTTGGAGACTTTGAAGTGGGTACGAGCTAAGAATCTAATTGCAAACAATGCATTGTGCAAATTGACTAATGTTAGAAATTTAGGAATATATTTCAAAGAAACACAGGAAGTGGATGTTGTCCTAAAATCTCGCATTTTTGAACAAGGCCGTCTTAGTAGCTTGAAGATGTCGATCTCAGAAGAGGGTTCATTTCCAAATTTGGAATCACTTTCACGTTGTGATCATCTCACGAAACTAGAGTTACAAGGAAAAATACTAGAAGATCCCGACGAATCACTCCGTCACAATCTAAAATTCCTGCCAGAAAGCCTCACCAAGTTAACTTTGTCTCATTCTCTGTTAAAGCAAGATCCAATGAGTATTCTGGGAAATAAGTTGCATAATTTGAGGTTTCTGTTCCTGCATACATTATCTTACGAGGG
This region of Manihot esculenta cultivar AM560-2 chromosome 10, M.esculenta_v8, whole genome shotgun sequence genomic DNA includes:
- the LOC110624965 gene encoding LOW QUALITY PROTEIN: putative disease resistance protein At1g50180 (The sequence of the model RefSeq protein was modified relative to this genomic sequence to represent the inferred CDS: substituted 1 base at 1 genomic stop codon); this encodes MTPLREQIEVLIEIGRGRKNNGRGCRCFSVQRIADLLTQELTFLRDVKEDVESLQGVLRRIQSFLKDADCKQYQDERVWNWVAEIRGVAYDAEDVIESYILKIATRRVEGARGITKKVSSIFTKVPRLRVIKSRIESIRNKTQAISASMQTFDIKLDAERAVPGSASEMQQRLRRSYPHDEDDVISFHAIRRDINAQLMMEVERRQVVSIVGMGGLGKTTLAKNIYNDINVKQHFDCCAWVFISQQYTARDLLVRIWIDVASTTDKSKLEQYTARDLLVRIWIDVASTTDKSKLEAIKEEKLFASTNMESMKEEQSLKSMLERMEEEDLVKKLYKVLEQKRYLVVLDDIWNTEAWDCLKRAFPNGKKGSKILFTTRNXSLAYYADPSTTPMEPPFLTNNEAWELLSRKAFPVEQSCPRNLEILGREMVKKCGGLPLAVVVLGGILATKKSLNEWKTVQKNVIAQFAMLERKNQYGGVYGILAMSYHDLPYHLKPCFLYLSQFPEDWEFHKRTLIRMWIAEGFLAQSQDSANRTMEDLAEIYLEELVSRCMVQVTERDHTGIHVKICRIHSLMRDICISKAGDEHFAGGIEHRDEFATNTKSRFLKSATSQPRRIAVHPRIDGDNAGKRFYVPLVKCGDPHLRSLHYFVDQDKYRMTRGQEIYILSHFRLLRILNLENIYLSKYHVPGDIGNLIHLRYLGLRNTGLWVTTKYLFVVSTSLPASIGNLKSLYTLDVRKNSLESLPDVLWKLENLRHLLVEPEVDGQLRLDTLTHLETLKWVRAKNLIANNALCKLTNVRNLGIYFKETQEVDVVLKSRIFEQGRLSSLKMSISEEGSFPNLESLSRCDHLTKLELQGKILEDPDESLRHNLKFLPESLTKLTLSHSLLKQDPMSILGNKLHNLRFLFLHTLSYEGSELVCSANGFPRLEILTIEELELEEWQIEEGAMPCLRTLKIKALKKLRMIPEGIKFLVSLQELKIIDMAAFAKRVQVIDGVEGEDFDKMQHIRIHSFDYSWGCKVDELETDSEDSMEE